From Coturnix japonica isolate 7356 chromosome 1, Coturnix japonica 2.1, whole genome shotgun sequence, the proteins below share one genomic window:
- the UCN3 gene encoding urocortin-3, with protein sequence MSHAKLLLLLALLCATETSRAFRLYNAASIFSCLNAALTEAQKSLPEENTVLDKRGYDYHPAEEASEEEEETEEERGKRTFPGEGHYKYTSQAQVKGKTYQNRAKSDRRTKVTLSLDVPTNIMNILFNIAKAKNLRAKAAANAHLMAQIGRRK encoded by the coding sequence ATGTCCCACGccaagctgctgctcctcctcgCCCTCCTCTGTGCCACAGAAACCAGCAGGGCCTTCCGCCTCTACAACGCCGCCTCCATCTTCAGCTGCCTCAACGCAGCCCTCACCGAGGCCCAGAAGAGCCTCCCAGAAGAAAATACCGTCTTGGACAAGCGTGGCTACGACTACCATCCAGCAGAGGAAGCAtccgaggaggaggaggagacagaagaagagagagggaaaaggacATTCCCAGGGGAAGGCCATTACAAATACACCTCCCAGGCGCAGGTGAAAGGGAAGACCTACCAAAACCGTGCCAAGAGCGACCGCCGCACCAAAGTCACCCTGTCCCTCGACGTCCCCACCAACATCATGAACATCCTCTTCAACATCGCCAAAGCCAAGAACTTGAGAGCAAAGGCTGCCGCCAACGCACATCTCATGGCCCAAATTGGGCGGCGAAAGTGA